From Streptomyces sp. NBC_01754, a single genomic window includes:
- a CDS encoding ROK family transcriptional regulator translates to MTARPANTHQARLLRLLRDGGPNSRAQLGDRIDLSRSKLAVEVDRLLETGLIVADGLAASRGGRRSHNIRLAPQLRFLGVDIGATSVDIAVTNAELEVLGHLNHPMDVREGPVAVFEQVLVMAAKLRASGLAEGFDGAGIGVPGPVRFPEGVPVAPPIMPGWDGFPVREALSQELGCPVMVDNDVNLMAMGEQHAGVARTVGDFLCVKIGTGIGCGIVVGGEVYRGTTGSAGDIGHIQVEPDGRACACGNRGCLEAHFSGAALARDAEDAARAGQSAELAARLEAAGRLTAVDVAAAAAAGDPAALDLIREGGNRVGQVIAGLVSFFNPGLVVIGGGVTGLGHNLLASVRTQVYRQSLPLATGNLPIVLGELGPAAGVTGAARLISDHLFSPA, encoded by the coding sequence ATGACGGCACGACCCGCGAACACGCACCAGGCGCGACTGCTGAGACTGCTGCGCGACGGCGGGCCCAACTCCCGTGCCCAGCTGGGCGACCGGATCGACCTCTCGCGCTCGAAACTCGCCGTCGAGGTGGACCGCCTGCTGGAGACCGGACTGATCGTGGCGGACGGGCTCGCCGCGTCCCGTGGCGGGCGCCGCTCCCACAACATCAGGCTCGCACCACAACTGCGTTTCCTGGGCGTGGACATCGGCGCCACCTCCGTCGACATCGCCGTCACCAACGCCGAACTGGAGGTGCTCGGCCACCTCAACCACCCCATGGACGTACGTGAGGGGCCCGTCGCGGTCTTCGAGCAGGTGCTGGTGATGGCGGCCAAGCTCCGCGCCTCCGGGCTGGCCGAAGGGTTCGACGGCGCGGGCATCGGCGTACCCGGGCCGGTGCGATTCCCCGAGGGCGTACCGGTCGCCCCGCCGATCATGCCCGGATGGGACGGCTTCCCGGTCCGCGAGGCGCTCAGTCAGGAACTGGGCTGCCCCGTCATGGTCGACAACGACGTGAACCTGATGGCCATGGGGGAGCAGCACGCGGGTGTCGCCCGTACCGTGGGCGACTTCCTCTGCGTCAAGATCGGCACGGGCATCGGGTGCGGCATCGTCGTCGGTGGTGAGGTCTACCGGGGTACGACGGGCAGCGCCGGTGACATCGGGCACATCCAGGTGGAACCCGACGGGCGCGCCTGCGCCTGTGGCAACCGGGGCTGCCTGGAAGCCCACTTCAGCGGGGCCGCCCTGGCCCGTGACGCCGAGGACGCGGCCCGTGCCGGGCAGTCGGCGGAACTCGCCGCACGGCTGGAGGCGGCCGGAAGGCTCACCGCCGTCGACGTGGCCGCCGCCGCGGCGGCGGGCGACCCGGCCGCGCTGGACCTGATCCGCGAGGGCGGCAACCGGGTCGGCCAGGTCATCGCGGGGCTCGTCAGCTTCTTCAACCCGGGCCTCGTCGTGATCGGCGGCGGGGTCACCGGGCTCGGCCACAACCTGCTGGCCAGTGTCCGCACCCAGGTCTACCGGCAGTCCCTGCCGCTGGCCACGGGAAACCTTCCCATCGTGCTCGGGGAGTTGGGACCGGCCGCAGGGGTGACGGGCGCGGCCCGGCTCATCAGCGACCACCTGTTCTCGCCGGCCTGA
- a CDS encoding sugar ABC transporter ATP-binding protein encodes MAPEPPPLLTMSGITKSFPGVRALDGVDLEVQAGEVHCLLGQNGAGKSTLIKVLAGAHQPDAGSITWQGAPVQLSSPIAAMRLGIATIYQELDLVEGLSVAENVFLGHEPTTAGFVVRTREARTAAAALLERLGHPEIDPAREVGELPAAHQQVVSMARALSHDVRLIVMDEPSAALDPDEVDNLFRTVGGLTSDGVAVVYISHRLEEIRRIGDRVTVLKDGRAVAGGLPAMSTPTRDIVAMMTGRTVEYVFPPRPAPGTRQATTEPVLTVEGLCREGEFDPVDLELRPGEIVGLAGLVGSGRSEILETVYGARRPTAGRVRVAGTPLRPGSVRAAVAAGIGLAPEERKAQALLLTESVTRNVSLSTLSRFARGGWLDRGAERGAARTATRELSLRPDNPDAAVRTLSGGNQQKAVLARWLLRGCRVLLLDEPTRGVDVGARAELYAVIRRLADEGLAVLLVSSEVPEVLGLADRVLVLREGRVVHEADAQELDEHRVLDLVMEGSPTS; translated from the coding sequence ATGGCACCAGAACCACCACCCCTGCTCACGATGTCCGGCATCACCAAGTCGTTCCCCGGTGTGCGTGCCCTCGACGGCGTGGATCTCGAGGTCCAGGCGGGCGAGGTCCACTGCCTCCTCGGCCAGAACGGCGCCGGCAAGTCCACGCTCATCAAGGTGCTCGCCGGAGCCCATCAGCCCGACGCCGGGTCCATCACCTGGCAGGGCGCACCCGTCCAGCTCTCCTCACCGATCGCCGCGATGCGCCTCGGCATCGCCACCATCTACCAGGAACTCGACCTGGTGGAGGGACTGTCGGTCGCCGAGAACGTCTTCCTCGGACACGAACCCACCACCGCGGGCTTCGTCGTCCGCACCCGCGAGGCCAGGACCGCGGCCGCCGCGCTGCTGGAACGGCTGGGCCACCCGGAGATCGACCCGGCCCGCGAGGTCGGTGAGTTGCCCGCCGCCCACCAGCAGGTCGTCTCCATGGCCCGCGCGCTCTCCCACGACGTACGCCTCATCGTGATGGACGAACCGTCCGCCGCGCTCGACCCCGACGAGGTCGACAACCTCTTCCGCACCGTCGGGGGCCTCACCTCCGACGGCGTGGCCGTCGTCTACATCTCGCACCGGCTGGAGGAGATCCGCCGCATCGGCGACCGGGTGACCGTACTCAAGGACGGCCGGGCCGTCGCCGGCGGACTTCCCGCCATGTCCACCCCCACCCGCGACATCGTTGCCATGATGACCGGCCGCACCGTCGAGTACGTCTTCCCGCCGCGACCCGCCCCCGGCACCCGGCAGGCCACCACGGAACCCGTGCTGACCGTCGAAGGGCTCTGCCGCGAGGGTGAGTTCGATCCGGTGGACCTGGAGCTGCGGCCCGGTGAGATCGTCGGCCTCGCCGGACTCGTCGGTTCCGGGCGCTCCGAGATCCTGGAGACCGTCTACGGCGCGCGCAGACCCACCGCCGGCCGCGTCCGGGTGGCCGGCACCCCGCTGCGCCCCGGGAGCGTCCGGGCCGCCGTCGCCGCCGGAATCGGCCTGGCACCCGAGGAACGCAAGGCCCAGGCACTCCTGCTGACGGAGTCGGTCACCCGCAACGTCTCCCTCTCCACGCTCTCCCGGTTCGCCCGCGGCGGCTGGCTCGACCGCGGTGCCGAGCGCGGGGCCGCCCGGACCGCCACCCGCGAGCTGTCCCTGCGCCCCGACAACCCGGACGCCGCCGTCCGTACCCTGTCCGGCGGCAACCAGCAGAAGGCGGTCCTCGCCCGCTGGCTGCTGCGCGGATGCCGGGTCCTGCTGCTCGACGAACCGACCCGCGGTGTCGATGTCGGCGCACGCGCCGAGCTCTACGCCGTGATCCGCCGACTGGCCGACGAAGGCCTCGCCGTTCTGCTCGTCTCCAGCGAAGTGCCCGAAGTACTGGGCCTCGCCGACCGGGTGCTGGTGCTCCGCGAAGGCCGTGTCGTGCACGAGGCCGACGCCCAGGAGCTCGACGAGCACCGCGTACTCGACCTCGTCATGGAAGGGAGCCCGACGTCATGA
- a CDS encoding ABC transporter permease has translation MTQPAPPARYQGPEKGNHPSVPATPPSKQGSGARALGFRADVRNLSLLGVLVVLVAVGGITEPDAFLDTGNLQLILTQASVIGVVTVGVTFVIIGGGIDLSVGAMVALASVWATTLATQEFGFAGILFTAVIVGLAAGLVNGVLIAYGRMVPFIATLAMLASARGLALQITDGRTQIVTVRSVLDLGLPGSYVLGVPPLVLVFAAVTVAGWLILNRTTFGRRTVAVGGNAEAARLAGIDVRRQRLYLYLLSGLCCGIAAFMLIVLSGSGQNTNGNLYELDAIAAAIIGGTLLSGGRGTIIGSVLGVLVFTTITNIFALNNLQSDVQQIAKGAIIVAAVLVQRRTLRGGET, from the coding sequence ATGACACAGCCCGCACCGCCGGCGCGGTACCAGGGGCCCGAGAAGGGGAACCACCCGAGCGTCCCGGCCACCCCGCCCTCGAAACAGGGATCAGGCGCGCGTGCCCTGGGCTTCCGCGCCGACGTACGCAACCTGTCGCTGCTCGGGGTCCTCGTGGTGCTGGTGGCCGTCGGCGGCATCACCGAACCTGACGCCTTCCTGGACACCGGTAACCTCCAGCTGATCCTGACGCAGGCCTCCGTCATCGGGGTCGTCACCGTCGGCGTCACGTTCGTCATCATCGGCGGCGGCATCGACCTGTCCGTCGGGGCGATGGTCGCCCTGGCCTCCGTCTGGGCGACGACCCTGGCCACACAGGAGTTCGGCTTCGCGGGGATCCTCTTCACCGCGGTGATCGTCGGGCTGGCCGCCGGGCTGGTCAACGGCGTCCTCATCGCGTACGGGCGGATGGTTCCCTTCATCGCGACCCTGGCCATGCTGGCCTCGGCACGCGGGCTGGCGTTGCAGATCACCGACGGCAGGACGCAGATCGTGACGGTGCGCTCGGTCCTGGACCTCGGGCTGCCCGGCAGCTACGTCCTGGGCGTCCCGCCGCTGGTCCTCGTCTTCGCCGCGGTCACCGTGGCCGGCTGGCTGATCCTGAACCGTACGACCTTCGGGCGCCGTACGGTCGCGGTCGGCGGCAACGCGGAGGCCGCCCGGCTCGCCGGTATCGACGTACGCCGCCAGCGGCTCTACCTCTACCTGCTGTCCGGGCTGTGCTGCGGTATCGCCGCCTTCATGCTGATCGTCCTGTCCGGGTCGGGCCAGAACACCAACGGCAACCTGTACGAACTCGACGCCATCGCCGCCGCGATCATCGGCGGAACGCTGCTGAGCGGCGGGCGGGGGACGATCATCGGATCCGTCCTCGGGGTTCTCGTCTTCACCACGATCACCAACATCTTCGCTCTCAACAACCTGCAGAGTGATGTCCAGCAGATCGCCAAGGGCGCGATCATCGTCGCGGCCGTCCTGGTCCAGCGACGCACGCTCCGCGGCGGCGAGACCTGA
- a CDS encoding substrate-binding domain-containing protein: MSETSRRGLLFGTAAVSAGAFLTACTSNEPKEKTPAQDHQPAADDKPGTPVTIGFAGPQADHGWLNAINVQARSRAEKYSEVTLETTEGSNDTAAQIGQVKTLINKKVDVLVVLPADGKALTQVGLEAMRAGIPVVNLDRVFASPQAYRCWVGGDNYGMGLNAGHYIGEQLKDKANAKVVELAGIDNLELTKQRSQGFADALKNYSNIKLVARQAADFTVESGQAKMAQLLQAQKRFDALWNHDDDQGVGALRAIEQAGRDEFVMVGGAGAKSAMDAIKAGDTVLKATVLYPPTMAASAIDLARALGQSKGVAGLAEMEIPTSVTLYSAVVSKDNIDLYLPTGFS; encoded by the coding sequence ATGTCAGAAACCAGCCGCAGAGGACTGCTCTTCGGCACCGCGGCCGTCTCCGCGGGAGCCTTCCTCACCGCCTGCACCAGCAACGAGCCCAAGGAGAAGACACCCGCGCAGGACCATCAGCCGGCTGCCGACGACAAACCCGGTACGCCGGTCACCATCGGCTTCGCCGGACCGCAGGCCGACCACGGCTGGCTCAACGCGATCAACGTCCAGGCCAGGTCGCGTGCGGAGAAGTACTCCGAGGTGACGCTGGAGACCACCGAGGGATCCAACGACACCGCCGCCCAGATCGGTCAGGTCAAGACGCTCATCAACAAGAAGGTCGACGTCCTGGTCGTGCTCCCCGCCGACGGCAAGGCGCTCACCCAGGTCGGCCTGGAGGCCATGAGGGCCGGCATCCCCGTCGTCAACCTGGACCGTGTCTTCGCCTCCCCGCAGGCCTACCGCTGCTGGGTCGGCGGCGACAACTACGGCATGGGGCTCAACGCCGGGCACTACATCGGCGAGCAGCTCAAGGACAAGGCGAACGCCAAGGTGGTCGAGCTGGCGGGCATCGACAACCTGGAGCTGACCAAACAACGCAGCCAGGGCTTCGCCGACGCACTGAAGAACTACTCCAACATCAAACTGGTGGCCCGTCAGGCAGCCGACTTCACCGTGGAGTCCGGCCAGGCCAAGATGGCGCAGCTCCTCCAGGCGCAGAAGCGGTTCGACGCCCTGTGGAACCACGACGACGACCAGGGTGTCGGCGCGCTCCGCGCCATCGAGCAGGCGGGCCGTGACGAGTTCGTCATGGTCGGCGGAGCGGGAGCGAAGTCCGCCATGGACGCCATCAAGGCCGGCGACACCGTCCTGAAGGCGACGGTCCTCTACCCGCCGACCATGGCCGCCTCCGCCATCGACCTGGCCCGCGCGCTCGGCCAGAGCAAGGGCGTCGCCGGTCTGGCCGAGATGGAGATCCCCACCTCCGTGACCCTGTACTCGGCCGTGGTCAGCAAGGACAACATCGACCTGTACCTGCCGACGGGCTTCAGCTGA
- a CDS encoding Gfo/Idh/MocA family protein, with protein sequence MARREETEQEAGVSPPEHRQVPTLGVGMVGYAFMGAAHSQGWRTAGHVFDLPVRPALAAICGRDRTAVEAAATRHGWAAAETDWRALIARDDVDLVDICTPGDSHAEIAVAALEAGKHVLCEKPLANTVAEAEAMAAAAERAAARGQVAVVGFNYRKVPALTYARSLIAEGRLGALRHVRATYLQDWLVDPLSPLTWRLKREHAGSGALGDLGAHIVDLAQYLAGEPLVGVSAVSETFVRERPVPAGAVAGLSGAADGAARGAVTVDDAALFTGRLASGSLASFEATRMAAGRKNALRLEINGQLGSIAFDLERLNELSFHDHTEPATSAGFRRILVTEPEHPYLDAWWPPGHGLGYEHTFVHQARDVVRTITDGTAPVPSFADGLQVQRVLAAVEESAAKNSVFTPVPF encoded by the coding sequence ATGGCCCGTAGAGAAGAGACCGAGCAGGAGGCCGGGGTGTCGCCGCCGGAACACCGACAGGTGCCGACACTGGGCGTCGGCATGGTCGGATACGCGTTCATGGGCGCCGCCCACTCGCAGGGCTGGCGTACCGCGGGCCATGTCTTCGACCTGCCGGTGAGACCGGCTCTCGCCGCGATCTGCGGCCGCGACCGCACCGCGGTCGAGGCCGCGGCCACCCGTCACGGATGGGCCGCGGCGGAGACGGACTGGCGGGCCCTGATCGCCCGGGACGACGTGGACCTGGTCGACATCTGCACCCCGGGCGACAGTCATGCGGAGATCGCCGTCGCCGCTTTGGAGGCGGGCAAGCACGTGCTGTGCGAGAAGCCCCTCGCCAACACCGTCGCGGAGGCCGAGGCGATGGCCGCGGCCGCCGAACGCGCCGCGGCCCGCGGGCAGGTGGCGGTCGTCGGCTTCAACTACCGCAAGGTGCCGGCCCTCACCTACGCGCGCTCGCTGATCGCCGAGGGCCGGCTGGGTGCGCTGCGGCACGTGAGAGCCACCTACCTCCAGGACTGGCTCGTCGACCCGCTGTCGCCGCTGACCTGGCGGCTGAAGCGCGAGCACGCCGGCTCGGGCGCCCTGGGAGACCTCGGGGCGCACATCGTCGACCTCGCCCAGTACCTGGCCGGGGAGCCGCTCGTGGGGGTCTCCGCGGTGAGCGAGACGTTCGTACGGGAACGGCCGGTGCCCGCCGGGGCGGTGGCCGGGCTCTCCGGTGCCGCGGACGGTGCCGCGCGCGGGGCGGTCACCGTCGACGACGCGGCGCTGTTCACGGGCCGGCTCGCGTCCGGCTCGCTGGCCTCCTTCGAGGCGACCCGGATGGCGGCCGGACGGAAGAACGCCCTGCGCCTGGAGATCAACGGGCAGCTCGGTTCGATCGCCTTCGACCTGGAACGCCTCAACGAGCTCTCCTTCCACGACCACACCGAGCCCGCCACGTCCGCAGGGTTCCGGCGGATCCTCGTCACCGAACCCGAGCACCCCTACCTGGACGCGTGGTGGCCGCCGGGCCACGGGCTCGGATACGAGCACACGTTCGTGCACCAGGCGCGTGACGTGGTGCGGACGATCACCGACGGAACCGCCCCCGTGCCGTCGTTCGCCGACGGACTCCAGGTGCAGCGGGTGCTGGCCGCCGTCGAGGAGAGCGCCGCCAAGAACTCGGTATTCACCCCGGTCCCCTTCTAG
- a CDS encoding sugar phosphate isomerase/epimerase family protein → MPRPFTLFTGQWADLPLEEVCRLARDFGYDGLELACWGDHFEVDKALSDPGYLDGRRQLLDAYGLKCWAVSNHLVGQAVCDDPIDERHQGILPARIWGDGEPEGVRRRAAEEIKDTARAAAAFGVDTVIGFTGSSIWHLVAMFPPVPPHMIERGYQDFAERWNPILDVFDHEGVRFAHEVHPSEIAYDYWTTHRALEAVDHRPAFGLNFDPSHFVWQDLDPVAFLYDFRERIYHVDCKEARKRLDGRNGRLGSHLPWGDPRRGWDFVSAGHGDVPWEDVFRMLRSIGYEGPISVEWEDAGMDRLAGAPEALASLKRFDFDPPSASFDAAFGGGD, encoded by the coding sequence ATGCCCCGTCCCTTCACCCTCTTCACCGGCCAGTGGGCCGACCTGCCGCTCGAGGAGGTCTGCCGGCTCGCCCGGGACTTCGGTTACGACGGCCTCGAACTCGCCTGCTGGGGGGACCACTTCGAAGTCGACAAGGCACTCTCCGACCCCGGATACCTCGACGGGCGGCGGCAACTGCTCGACGCCTACGGCCTGAAGTGCTGGGCCGTCTCCAACCACCTGGTGGGCCAGGCCGTCTGCGACGACCCGATCGACGAGCGCCACCAGGGAATCCTGCCCGCACGGATCTGGGGGGACGGGGAGCCGGAGGGCGTACGCCGGCGTGCCGCGGAGGAGATCAAGGACACCGCGCGGGCCGCCGCCGCCTTCGGCGTCGACACGGTCATCGGCTTCACCGGATCCTCCATCTGGCACCTGGTCGCCATGTTCCCGCCGGTGCCGCCGCACATGATCGAACGCGGCTACCAGGACTTCGCGGAACGCTGGAACCCGATCCTGGACGTCTTCGACCACGAGGGGGTGCGTTTCGCCCACGAGGTGCACCCGAGCGAGATCGCGTACGACTACTGGACCACGCACCGCGCCCTGGAGGCGGTGGACCACCGGCCCGCGTTCGGGCTGAACTTCGACCCGAGCCACTTCGTGTGGCAGGACCTCGACCCGGTCGCCTTCCTGTACGACTTCCGGGAGCGGATCTACCACGTGGACTGCAAGGAGGCCCGCAAACGCCTCGACGGCCGCAACGGCCGCCTGGGCTCCCACCTGCCGTGGGGCGATCCGCGGCGGGGATGGGACTTCGTCTCCGCCGGACACGGGGACGTCCCCTGGGAGGACGTGTTCCGGATGCTGCGGTCCATCGGATACGAGGGACCGATCTCGGTGGAATGGGAGGACGCGGGCATGGACCGGCTGGCGGGTGCGCCGGAGGCGCTGGCCTCCCTGAAGCGGTTCGACTTCGACCCGCCGAGCGCGTCCTTCGACGCGGCGTTCGGGGGAGGCGACTGA
- a CDS encoding ThuA domain-containing protein: protein MHRNSRRLRARKSLALLTGGLLAAATLTLGSPAAADAPATPAADAAEDFQQVTLAKGAAETGEPMSLAVLPDRSVLHTSRSGELRITDSAGNTRISGTLPVYSHDEEGLQGVGIDPGFAENRAIYLYYAPPLDTPDGDAPENGTAEEFAKFDGVNRLSRFTLDEDGTLDTASEKKVLDIPTTRGMCCHVGGDIDFDAEGNLYLSTGDDSNPFASDGYSPLDDRADRNPAFDARRTSGNTNDLRGKILRIKVADDGSYTVPEGNLFAPGTDKTRPEIYAMGFRNPFRFSVDQATGILYVGDYGPDAGSADPDRGPAGQVEFARVTEPGNFGWPYCTGDNDAYNAYDFATGTSGAKFDCAAPKNESRYNTGLVDLPPAQAAWIPYDGPSLPEFGSGSESPMGGPVYRYDADLDSPVKFPQEYDGDFFAGEFGRQWIKRIEQDDDGTVRSINDVPWTGTQVMDMAFGPDGALYVLDYGLSWFGGDENSALYRIENATGGRSPVAEASSNKTSGVAPLKVKFSSEGTTDGDGDALTYAWDFGDGGTSTAANPTYTYKENGTYTATVTAEDSTGRTGSASVHVTVGNTAPVVEMHFPSDGQLFEFGDAVPFKVTVTDPEDGTIDCSSVEVKFTLGHDSHGHDMTSVHGCEGTIKTEMEGGHDPNANIYGGISASYTDGGGGGQAALTGSDQAKLQPRHRQAEHFDNSSGVTTPSKTGAHGGRTVGDIHNDDWISFTPYILDGATKLTARTSSAGAGGFLEVRTGSPTGKILGSAPVPVTGSWDTFQDIDVPLRGAPKKATELFLVFKGGDGALYDVDDFELSDSPVDKTAERVLVFSKTGGFRHDSIPEGIAALKELGKDTGITVDSTEEAGQFTTGNLARYDAVAFLSTTGDVLNADQKKAFENFVSTGGGYMGIHAAADTEYDWEFYGGLVGAYFSSHPEIQPATVRVENHDHPATAHLDDAWERTDEWYNYRTNPRDKAQVLATLDETTYTGGTMKGDHPIAWCQTYQGGRSFYTGLGHTKESYAEPDFRAHLLGGLRYAAGQVKANCKPDTGYRSIFNGKTLEGWKQAGPGKFDVVDGELRSEGGMGLLTYQAKELSSYSLTLDWKMTGDDNSGVFVGFPESDDPWSAVDNGYEVQIDATDTADRTTGAIYTFKSANTKARDRVLRPPGQWNSYEIKVQGERLRVFLNGTKINDFTNTDPVRSLKEGYIGLQNHGADDHVSFRDIQLKELPDA from the coding sequence GTGCACAGAAACAGCAGACGGCTCCGCGCCCGAAAGTCCCTCGCACTCCTGACCGGCGGGCTGCTGGCCGCAGCCACCCTCACCCTCGGTTCCCCAGCCGCCGCCGACGCACCCGCCACCCCGGCGGCCGACGCCGCCGAGGACTTCCAGCAGGTCACCCTCGCCAAGGGCGCCGCCGAGACAGGTGAGCCGATGTCGCTGGCGGTGCTCCCCGACCGCAGCGTGCTGCACACCTCGCGCAGTGGCGAGCTGCGCATCACCGACAGCGCCGGCAACACCCGGATATCCGGCACCCTCCCCGTCTACTCGCACGACGAGGAAGGGCTCCAGGGCGTCGGCATCGATCCCGGCTTCGCCGAGAACCGGGCGATCTACCTCTACTACGCGCCCCCGCTGGACACCCCGGACGGCGACGCACCGGAGAACGGCACAGCCGAGGAGTTCGCCAAGTTCGACGGCGTGAACCGGCTGTCACGCTTCACGCTGGACGAGGACGGCACCCTCGACACCGCCAGCGAGAAGAAGGTCCTCGACATCCCCACGACCCGCGGCATGTGCTGCCACGTGGGCGGAGACATCGACTTCGACGCCGAGGGCAACCTGTACCTCTCGACGGGCGACGACTCGAACCCGTTCGCCTCCGACGGCTACTCGCCGCTGGACGACCGGGCGGACCGCAACCCGGCCTTCGACGCCCGCCGCACCTCAGGCAACACCAACGACCTCCGCGGCAAGATCCTGCGCATCAAGGTGGCCGACGACGGCTCGTACACCGTCCCCGAGGGCAACCTCTTCGCCCCGGGCACCGACAAGACCCGCCCCGAGATCTACGCGATGGGCTTCCGCAACCCGTTCCGCTTCAGCGTGGACCAGGCCACCGGCATCCTCTACGTCGGTGACTACGGCCCCGACGCCGGCTCCGCCGACCCGGACCGGGGCCCGGCCGGCCAGGTCGAGTTCGCCCGGGTGACCGAGCCCGGCAACTTCGGCTGGCCGTACTGCACCGGCGACAACGACGCGTACAACGCCTATGACTTCGCCACCGGCACCTCCGGCGCGAAGTTCGACTGCGCCGCCCCGAAGAACGAGTCCCGGTACAACACCGGCCTCGTCGACCTGCCGCCCGCCCAGGCCGCCTGGATCCCGTACGACGGTCCCTCGCTGCCCGAGTTCGGCTCCGGCTCCGAGTCCCCGATGGGCGGACCCGTCTACCGCTACGACGCGGACCTCGACTCGCCGGTGAAGTTCCCCCAGGAGTACGACGGGGACTTCTTCGCCGGGGAGTTCGGCCGGCAGTGGATCAAACGCATCGAGCAGGACGACGACGGCACGGTCCGTTCGATCAACGACGTCCCCTGGACCGGCACCCAGGTCATGGACATGGCTTTCGGCCCCGACGGCGCGCTCTACGTCCTGGACTACGGCCTGTCCTGGTTCGGCGGGGACGAGAACTCCGCGCTCTACCGCATCGAGAACGCCACCGGCGGCCGCTCACCCGTCGCCGAGGCGTCTTCGAACAAGACCTCCGGCGTCGCGCCCCTCAAGGTGAAGTTCTCCTCGGAGGGTACGACCGACGGCGACGGCGACGCCCTCACGTATGCCTGGGACTTCGGCGACGGCGGCACGTCGACGGCCGCCAACCCCACGTACACCTACAAGGAGAACGGCACCTACACCGCCACCGTCACCGCCGAGGACTCCACCGGGCGCACCGGTTCTGCCAGCGTGCACGTGACCGTCGGCAACACCGCGCCCGTCGTCGAGATGCACTTCCCGTCCGACGGCCAGCTGTTCGAGTTCGGTGACGCGGTGCCCTTCAAGGTCACCGTCACCGATCCGGAGGACGGCACCATCGACTGCTCCAGCGTCGAGGTCAAGTTCACCCTGGGCCACGACAGCCACGGGCACGACATGACCTCCGTGCACGGCTGCGAAGGCACCATCAAGACCGAGATGGAGGGCGGCCACGACCCCAACGCCAACATCTACGGCGGCATCTCGGCGTCCTACACCGACGGCGGGGGCGGCGGCCAGGCGGCCCTCACCGGCAGTGACCAGGCCAAGCTCCAGCCGCGGCACCGGCAGGCCGAGCACTTCGACAACTCCTCGGGCGTCACCACCCCGAGCAAGACCGGCGCCCACGGCGGCCGGACCGTCGGCGACATCCACAACGACGACTGGATCTCGTTCACCCCGTACATCCTCGACGGCGCCACCAAGCTCACCGCCCGTACGTCCTCGGCCGGCGCGGGAGGCTTCCTGGAGGTACGGACCGGGTCGCCCACCGGCAAGATCCTCGGCTCGGCGCCCGTCCCGGTGACCGGCAGCTGGGACACCTTCCAGGACATCGACGTGCCGCTGCGCGGAGCGCCGAAGAAGGCCACCGAGCTCTTCCTGGTCTTCAAGGGGGGTGACGGGGCGCTCTACGACGTGGACGACTTCGAACTGTCCGACAGCCCCGTCGACAAGACCGCCGAGCGCGTCCTCGTCTTCTCCAAGACGGGCGGCTTCCGCCACGACTCGATCCCCGAGGGCATCGCCGCGTTGAAGGAGCTCGGCAAGGACACCGGCATCACCGTCGACTCCACCGAGGAGGCCGGCCAGTTCACCACCGGCAACCTGGCCCGCTACGACGCCGTCGCCTTCCTGTCCACCACGGGTGACGTCCTGAACGCCGACCAGAAGAAGGCGTTCGAGAACTTCGTCTCCACCGGCGGCGGCTACATGGGCATCCACGCGGCCGCCGACACCGAGTACGACTGGGAGTTCTACGGCGGGCTCGTCGGCGCCTACTTCTCCTCCCACCCCGAGATCCAGCCCGCGACCGTCCGCGTGGAGAACCACGACCACCCGGCCACCGCACACCTGGACGACGCGTGGGAGCGTACCGACGAGTGGTACAACTACCGCACCAATCCCAGGGACAAGGCCCAGGTACTCGCCACCCTGGACGAGACCACCTACACCGGCGGCACCATGAAGGGCGACCACCCCATCGCCTGGTGCCAGACCTACCAGGGCGGCCGCTCCTTCTACACCGGCCTCGGCCACACCAAGGAGTCCTACGCCGAGCCGGACTTCCGCGCCCACCTGCTGGGCGGCCTGCGCTACGCCGCCGGCCAGGTCAAGGCCAACTGCAAGCCCGACACCGGCTACCGGTCGATCTTCAACGGCAAGACGCTGGAGGGCTGGAAGCAGGCCGGACCCGGGAAGTTCGACGTCGTCGACGGTGAGCTCCGCTCCGAGGGCGGCATGGGCCTGCTGACCTACCAGGCCAAGGAACTGTCGTCCTACTCGCTCACACTCGACTGGAAGATGACGGGTGACGACAACTCCGGTGTCTTCGTCGGCTTCCCCGAGTCCGACGACCCGTGGTCCGCGGTGGACAACGGGTACGAGGTCCAGATCGACGCCACCGACACGGCGGACCGCACCACCGGCGCGATCTACACCTTCAAGTCGGCGAACACCAAGGCCCGCGACCGGGTCCTGAGGCCGCCGGGCCAGTGGAACAGCTACGAGATCAAGGTCCAGGGTGAACGGCTCAGGGTCTTCCTGAACGGGACGAAGATCAACGACTTCACCAACACCGACCCGGTCCGCAGCCTGAAGGAGGGGTACATCGGCCTCCAGAACCACGGGGCCGACGACCACGTGTCCTTCCGTGACATCCAGCTGAAGGAACTGCCCGACGCCTAG